From the genome of Tsukamurella pulmonis:
CGCGCCCGGAAGAAGGAGCTGCGCAACTCCATGAGCAAGGAGGAGCGCAAGGCCGCCGCCGCGGAGCGCCGCACGCAGGCCAACGAGCGCCGCGAGCTCATGATGCAGGGCGACGAGCGCTACCTGCCCGCGCGCGACCAGGGGCCCGTCAAGGCCTACGTGCGCGACCTGGTGGACGCCAAGCGCCACGTCTCGACGATGTTCATCCCGCTGGCCGTCGCTGTCATGGTGTTCATGTTCGTCACGGTCAACATGCCGGAGTTCGCGGGCATCCCGATGCTGCTCCTGCTGGTCATGATCACCGTCATGGCGATCGAGGGCATCCTCACGGGCCGTCGCGTGAACAACCGCGTCCGCGAGCGCTGGCCGGACACCACCGAGACCGGTTTCCGCCTCGGCTGGTACGCCTTCATGCGCTCGACCCAGCTGCGCCGCATGCGCATCCCGCGGCCGCGGGTCAAGCCGGGCGACGCGGTCTAGGCCGTGGCGTTCACCCTCGTTCTCGGCGGGGTCCGCTCCGGCAAGTCCGCCCGCGCCGAGCAGCTGATCGCGGGCTCCGGGTCGCTGGTCCGGTACGTGGCCACGGCACCGCGGCCCGACGGTGACCCCGAGCTCACCGCCCGCGTCGCCGCGCACCGGGATCGCCGGCCCTCCTCGTGGTCGACGGTCGAGACGCAGGATCTGCGTGCGGTGCTGGCGGAGGGCTCGGCCCCCACGCTGATCGACGACCTCGGCGGATGGCTGGCCGCACGCCTGGACGCGGTGGGGTGGGAGACCCCGGACGCCGTGAGCGGCGATCTCGACGGGCTCGTCGCCTCCGTCGCGGCGTACCGGGGCGAGCTGGTGATCGTCAGCCCCGAGGTCGGCCTGTCCGTGGTTCCCGCCACGCACGCGGGCCGCTGTTTCCAGGATCTGCTGGGCGCGCTCAACGCGCGCCTCGCCGCGATCGCGGACCGGGCCGAGCTCGTCGTCGCCGGGATCCCGGTCCCGCTCTCCGGCGCGGCGTCCGCGCTCCCCTCCCCCGACGGTGCGCCCACCCCGAGTCTCGTCAAGGACGTTCCGGCGGTGCCCGCGCCGCCGCCGATCGTGCTCCCGCCGTTCGAGCCGGGCGCCGATCCCCTGTCCTTCCCGCAGCTCTCGCCGCCGGATCCGTTCGTGGCGCGCGAGGCCCGCGACCGCCAGCTGGAGCTGACCAAGCCCGCGGGCTCGCTGGGCCGCCTCGAGCAGCTCGGCGAGTGGGTCGCCGCGTGCCAGGGCGCGTGCCCGCCGAAGCAGTTCGAGCGCGCACGCGTCGTGGTCTTCGCCGGCGATCACGGCGTGGCCGCGGGCGGCGTCTCGGCGTACCCGCCGGAGGTCACCGCGCAGATGGTGGCGAACTTCGCCGCCGAGGGCGCCGCGATCAACGTGCTCGCGGCGCAGGCCGGGGCGAGCGTGCGCATCGAGGACATCGCGGTCGCGGGCGACACCCGCGAGGAGCTCAGCCGCAACAAGATCCGTCGCTCGTCGGGTGACATCGCCATCACCGACGCGATGACCGATGAGGAGACGATCGCGGCGATCGCCGCCGGCCGCCGGATCGCCGACGAGGAGGTCGATTCGGGCGCCGATCTGCTCATCGCCGGCGACATGGGCATCGGCAACACCACGCCCGCCGCGGTACTGGTGGGTGCCCTCACCGAGACGGAGCCCGTGCTGGTCGTGGGCCGCGGTACCGGGATCGACGACAACGCCTGGATGCGCAAGGCCGCCGCGATCCGCGACGGCATGTACCGGGCCCGCCCGCACACCGGAAACCCGAAGGCGTTGCTGCGCACCGTCTCCGGGGCCGACATCGCCGCCATGGCGGGATTCCTGGCGCAGGCCGCGGTGCGGCGCACGCCGGTGATCCTCGACGGTGTGGTCGTCACGGCCGCTGCGCTGGTCGCCAACGACCTCGCCCCGGGCGCGGTGAGCTGGTGGGTCGCGGGGCACAAGAGCCCCGAGCCCGCGCACGCCCTCGCATTGCACCGCCTCGATCTCGAGCCGCTGCTGGACCTGAACCTGAGGCTCGGCGAGGGCAGCGGCGCGGCGCTGGCGCTCCCCCTGGTCCGCTCGGCCGTCGCCGTCCTCGGCGAGATGGCGACCTTCGACGCCGCGGGCGTCTCCGGGAAGGCCGCCGACTGACGTGCGGCACCTCGCCGCCACCGTCGCCTGGATGACGGTCCTGCCCGTTCCCGGCTCGTGGCAGCCGAGCCCGGTCACCCGGGCCGACGGTGCGCGCATCATCGGCCTCGTGCCCGTCTCGGGCGCTCTCGTGGGCGCCCTGGCGGTCGCGGTGGCATGGTCGGCGCACGTCGGGGGCTTGCCGACGGTGCTCGTCGGCGCGCTCGCCGTCGGCGCCGCGGCGCTACTCACCCGCGGCATGCATCTGGACGGGTTCGCGGACTGCGTCGACGGGCTCGGCAGCTACGGCCCACCGGAGCGGGCGCGGGAGATCATGCGCCAGGGCACCGTCGGCCCGTTCGGCGCCGCCGCGCTCGCCCTCCTGCTCATCGCGGAGGCCGCGGCGGTGGGCGCCCTCGCGGACCGCGGGGCGTGGCTCGCGATCGGGGTCGCCGTGGGCGCGGCCCGGGTGGCCGCGGTCCTCGGCTGCCGGCGCGCGTGGGGACCGTCGAACCCGGACGGGTTCGGGGCGCTCACGGCGGGTACCCAGGGGATGACCTCGCAGGCGCTGTGGGTGACCGTCGCACTCGCCGTGGCGATTCCGGTCGTGTCCGGGGCGCCCTGGCAGGGTCCCGCCGCGATCGCCGCCGCACTGCTCCTCTCCACCCTGGCGATGCGCCATTGCGTGCGCCGGTTCGGCGGAATGAGCGGCGACGTCCTGGGTTTCGGAATCGAACTCGCCGGCGTCATCGCACTGATCGGGTTCTGCCTCGGCTGAGCCGGGTCCCGGGGGAGGCGTTCCGTCGATCCATGGAGATCGGTGGCGCGACCCGAAGAGTGCTGCCCGCCACACCCTATGGCGATGCCGCTATACTTCAGCCCGCATCCGACCACCGCAACCCGTGCGCCGTGCCGCGGACGTGACCGCCCCGAGGAGCTGCCTTGAAGTACGGCGATTCACCACGGGGGCTCGACGGGAGCGGACGGAACACACCGACCGGAGCCGGAGCAGCCGGCTACTCGCAGTTCTACGAACTGGTTCACCGGAATCCGGCTGTTGCCCGGGCCCTACAGCTCCTCATGGCCGCCGGACTACTGATCATGTGCGCGGCCAACGTCGTGATTTCCATCGTCGAGTTCGACTGCATGAGCCGGTCGCAGTTCATGCTCAGCGTCGTCGTCAGCGTTCTGTTGTTGACCTCGAGCGCGTGGTGGCTCCTGGCTCCCTTTCCGAAACGACTACAGGCATTGGCCTTCGTCGCGTTCGCCGACGCGATGGTTCCGCTCACGGTCCTCTCGATGTGCGACAGCGTCAACCGGATCGGACCGGTCAGCCTGTCCCTGCCGACGGCACTCTTCATCGCCTTCACGCTCGGCGAGTTCGCGATGCTCTGTCACCTGTTGGCCACCGGGACGACCTTCGCCTGGGTGGTGGTGTGCTGGCCGGCGACGGGCGCACCGTCGAGGTGGGAGTCAGCGCCCCTGCTGGGGGCGATACTGTTCGTGACGGTCGCGGTTCCGGCCGTCATGCAGGTCATGGTGCGATTGGGCCGCCCCGAGGCATCGGCCCTCACGAACGAATCACGCCGCGATCCACTGACGAACCTGCACAACCGCCGAGCGTGGGAGAGCCTCGCACCACGATTGCTGCGCAGAGCGACGACGGGAGACCGCGTCGTAGTCGCCCTCATCGACATCGACAGGTTCAAGACCTTCAACGACCTGCTGGGGCATTCCTTCGGAGACTCGGTCCTCCGCGCGACCGCCATGAAATTGACGGCGGTGTCACCGTCGGCGCTCGTATGTCGCTACGGCGGTGATGAATTCGTGACCGCATGCCGCGTACGCGAGGACGAGGTCGAGGAGTTCGTCGCGCGGTGCGCGGAGCCCGCCGTCCACCAGGGCCGGCGGGTACTGGTGAGCGTGGGGGCGGCGCACGCTCCGGTGGCCGCCGATATCGACAGGCTGATCGTGGCACTGTTCGAATCGGCGGACCGCGCCCTCCTCGGGGTCAAGGCGAAAGGCGGCAACGGATCCGCCGTCGTCGACTACATCGAGACGGGAAGGTAGCGCCGCGGCAGGACTCCGGGGGCGCGTACCCGCCTCACGGTGGAAGGCCCGCACCTGATCTCCGGCCCCGGTCGGCGGGACGGGGACTCGACAACGAACGTTGTCAGGAGTAGACACAGAAGTGTGACGACCGTCGACACCCCGAGGCCCATCCCCGCCCGCCACCCCGCACGCCCCCGGCGGGTTCCACCGGGGATCCGACTGGTGAGCGTCTTCCTCCGGCTCCCGGAGCCCACCGACGCGGAGTTCCGGCGTTTCGGCGAGCTGCTGACCGTGGGCGATGCGCCGATGGACGAGCTCGTCGACTGGATCTACGAGGATCGCGACGCCCGTCGACCGATGTTCGACCGCGCCCTCAACGAGGGCATCGCATCCGTGCCCGAGGCTCCCGCGATCCTGCGGGAGTTCTTCGAGGACATGGAGACGGCCCCCGACTGGGTGGACTGGGACAAGATCCTGGTCGGCGGCCAGCTCCTGCGCAGCGGCGGGGCGGACGGCTTCGCCATCGCGCGCGACGTGGCGCTGATGGGCGGCTACCTATTCTCCGGCTTCAATCAGACCCTGCTGCGCACCGGTGCGCTCGAGAAGGGCTCGAACAAGCGGTTCGCGGAGACCTCGCAGTGGGCGCTCGACGTGATCGTCCCCGACGGTCTGCGCCCCGGCGGCCCCGGCTACCGATCCACGCTGCACGTCCGCTTCATCCACTCGATCGTCCGCCGGCACGTGATGGCGCTCCCGGACTGGGACTACGAGACCTACGGACTGCCGATCAACCAGACCGACATGGCGGCCACGCTGGTCGGCGCCCTGATCGCACCGGTCACCACGGGGACCGGCCTCGGCATGTTCGCCCGACCCAGCGAGTACGAGGCCACCGCGCACCTGACGCGGTACGTCGGCCGCCTGATGGGCGTGCACGACGACTTCCTGCCGCACAGCTTCCGGGACAGCCTGCGGATCCTGTTCCAGACCTCGCGCGCGCTCTCCACCCCCGACGAGACGAGCAAGTCGCTCGCGCGGCCGATGGCCGACGACCCGCTGCGCTGGCGCTACGGGCAGCTCAGCGGGATCCGCCGCCGGATCGCCCGCTCGCAGCACCTGTCGATCGCGACCGCGTTCCTCGGCACGGCCGCGATGAAGGAGCTCGGCGTCCCGTCGGCCCTCCCCTGGTATCCCGCGCTCCGCATCCCTCTGCACCTGCTCGAATCGGCGCTCGGCCAGCTCCCCGGCGGCCGCGAACGCGCCGCCCGGCGCGGCGACGCCAGCCAGGCGAAGTTCATGCGCATGCTCAACGAGGACGCCACCATCGGCCACTCCGCCCAGCACGTCACGCACTGATACCAGTGAGCGCGAACGGCCCGCACCGGATCCGGTGCGGGCCGCGCGTGAAGCGGGGAATCAGCCGAGGGTGTGCATCCAGCCGTGCTTGTCCTCGACGGTGCCGCGCTGGATGCCGGTGAGGGTCTCGCGCAGGGCCATGGTGATCTCGCCGGGCTCGCCGTCGCCGATGGTGAAGTCCTCCGACGCGCCCTTGACCCGCCCGACGGGCGTGATGACCGCGGCGGTGCCGCAGGCGAAGACCTCGGTGATGGCGCCGGACGCGACGCCCTCGTTGAGCTCGGTGACGGTGATCCGCCGGACCTCGGTCTCGAAGCCGGCGTCGCGCGCGACCTGCAGCAGGGAGTCGCGGGTGATGCCGGGGAGCAGGGTGCCGGTCAGCTCCGGCGTGACGATGCGGGCCTGCGAGCCGGAGCCGAAGACGAAGAACAGGTTCATCCCGCCCATCTCCTCGATCGCCTCGTGCTCGAGGGCGTCGAGCCACACGACCTGGTCGCACCCCTGCTGCGCGGCCTGGGCCTGCGCCACGAGCGAGGCGGCGTAGTTGCCGCCGCACTTGGCGAAGCCCGTGCCGCCGGGCGCGGCGCGCACGTACTCCCGCGAGAGCCACACGGAGACCGGCTTGACGCCGCCCGCGAAGTACGCGCCGGCGGGCGAGGCGATCACCAGGAAGCGGTAGCTGTTCGACGGCTTGACGCCGAGGGTCTCCTCGTCGGCGAAGATGAACGGCCGGAAGTACAGGGCCTCCTCGCCACCGGCGGCGGGAACCCACTCGCCGTCGACGGCCACGAGCTGCTTGAGGGAATCGACGAAGAGGTCCTCGGGCAGCGGCGGAATCGCCAGGCGCTCGGCGGAGCGCTGGAAGCGCGCGGCGTTGGCCTCGGGCCGGAACGTGGCGACGGAACCGTCGGGCTGGCGGTAGGCCTTGAGTCCCTCGAAGATCTCCTGCGCGTAGTGCAGAACCGAGGCGGACGGCTCCATCGGGATGGGGCCGTAGGGCAGCACCTCCGCGTCGTGCCAGCCCTTCTCCTCGCTCCAGCGGAGCGAGACCATGTGATCGGTGAAATACCTGCCGAATCCCGGGTTCGCCAGGATCTCGGAGCGCTCAGCCGCAGAGCGGGGGTGGTCGTTGCGGGTGAGGGCGAAGGCCGTGCCAGTTGTCATGGGAGACGATTCTACGACCCGCGCTCATCCGCGCGGGCCGTACCAATCAGTAGGAACCCCGAGTATTTTCTCGGGGCGCCCGCGGACCTACTTCGTGTTCGCCTCGACGAACGGCGGCAACACGACCTCGCACTCGATGGCGCGGCCGCGCACGTCCACGCTCACCGGCGTCCCCTTCTCGACGCCCGCCGCGGAATCGATGAGCGCCAGGGCGATTCCGGTCTTCAGCGAGGGGCTGAAGGTGCCCGACGTGGTGGTGCCGATCGGCGCACCGTCGGCGGAGAGCACCGTCAGGTCGGCGCGCAGCACGCCCTTGCCGGTGGCGCGCAGGCCCCAGAGACGCCGGGCCGGGCCGGCCTCCTTCTCCGCCAGCAGCGCCTCCCGGCCGACGAACTCCGGCTTCTTCCAGCCGACGGCCCAGCCCGCGCGCGCCTGGACCGGGGTGATGTCGACGGTGAGCTCGTGCCCGTGCAGCGGGTAGCCCATCTCGGTGCGGAGGGTGTCGCGCGCGCCGAGGCCGGCGGGCTGGCCGTCGCGGGACGTGATCTCGGGCAGCAGCGCCCGGAAGACGGTCTCGGCGTCGTCCCACGCGGGGATGAGCTCGTAGCCGTGCTCGCCGGTGTAGCCGGTGCGGCAGACGCGCACGGGGGTGCCGTTCAGCGACGCGTCCTCGTAGGCCATGTACTCCATGTCGGTGGGCAGACCGACGGCCTGCAGCACCTCCGCCGACTTCGGGCCCTGCACGGCCAGCACGGCGTAGTCGCGGTGCTGATCGGTGACGGTGATCCCCTCCGGGGCGCGCTCGCGCAGGTGCGCGACGACGGCGGCGGTGTTCGCGGCGTTGGGCACGAGGAAGAGTTCGTCGTCGGAGACGTAGTAGACGATGAGATCGTCGATCACGCCGCCGGATTCGTTGGTGCACAGGGTGTACTGGGCCTTGCCGGGGTGGATCTTGCCGAGGTCGGCCGAGAGCACGCGGTTGACGAAGTCCTTGGCGCCGGGCCCGACGACGGTGGCCTTGCCCAGGTGGCTGACGTCGAAGATCCCGACGGCCTCGCGGACGGCGGTGTGCTCACCGACGGTGCCCGCGTACTTGACGGGCATCGACCAGCCGCCGAACGGCGCGAACGCCGCCCCCAGCTCGGTGTGCACGGCGTTCAGGGGTCCCTCGATCAGCGTCTCACTCATGCCCGGCACTCTAGTCCAGGGCCGCGCTGCCGGACCGCCCCAACAGGCGCATCCCCTGATAGATGACGATCGCGGCGACCGAACCGAGGGCGATGCCGGTGAAGGTGACGTCGCCGAGCGACCAGGTGAAATCGGCGATGCCGATGATGAGCGGGACCGCCGCGGTCAGCTGATTGATCGGCTGCGAGAAGTCCACGCGGGCCTGCACCCAGATCCGTACGCCGAGAATGCCGACGAGGCCGTAGAGGGCCGTCGTGATGCCGCCCAGGACGCCGGGCGGGATCGACGCGATCACCGCGCCCACCTTCGGCGAGAGGCCGAGCAGGATCGCCGCCACGCCCGCGACCCAGTACGCGGCGGTCGAGTAGACGCGGGTCGCCGCCATCACGCCGATGTTCTCCGCGTAGGTCGTGGTCGCCGAGCCGCCGCCCGCGCCCGCGAGCACCGTCGCCACCCCGTCCGCGGCGATCGCCCGGCCCATCACGGGGTCGTAGTCCTCCCCCGTCATCTGGGCCACGGAGCGCACGTGGCCGACGTTCTCCGCCACCAGCACCAGGACCACGGGCAGG
Proteins encoded in this window:
- a CDS encoding DUF3043 domain-containing protein; the encoded protein is MKLPWQKADDSTSEVAESAAADTADETAADPLVKPAQTPGKGRPTPSRREAQGRKRGPVAPAPMTRAEARARKKELRNSMSKEERKAAAAERRTQANERRELMMQGDERYLPARDQGPVKAYVRDLVDAKRHVSTMFIPLAVAVMVFMFVTVNMPEFAGIPMLLLLVMITVMAIEGILTGRRVNNRVRERWPDTTETGFRLGWYAFMRSTQLRRMRIPRPRVKPGDAV
- the gcvT gene encoding glycine cleavage system aminomethyltransferase GcvT, which codes for MSETLIEGPLNAVHTELGAAFAPFGGWSMPVKYAGTVGEHTAVREAVGIFDVSHLGKATVVGPGAKDFVNRVLSADLGKIHPGKAQYTLCTNESGGVIDDLIVYYVSDDELFLVPNAANTAAVVAHLRERAPEGITVTDQHRDYAVLAVQGPKSAEVLQAVGLPTDMEYMAYEDASLNGTPVRVCRTGYTGEHGYELIPAWDDAETVFRALLPEITSRDGQPAGLGARDTLRTEMGYPLHGHELTVDITPVQARAGWAVGWKKPEFVGREALLAEKEAGPARRLWGLRATGKGVLRADLTVLSADGAPIGTTTSGTFSPSLKTGIALALIDSAAGVEKGTPVSVDVRGRAIECEVVLPPFVEANTK
- a CDS encoding oxygenase MpaB family protein, translating into MSVFLRLPEPTDAEFRRFGELLTVGDAPMDELVDWIYEDRDARRPMFDRALNEGIASVPEAPAILREFFEDMETAPDWVDWDKILVGGQLLRSGGADGFAIARDVALMGGYLFSGFNQTLLRTGALEKGSNKRFAETSQWALDVIVPDGLRPGGPGYRSTLHVRFIHSIVRRHVMALPDWDYETYGLPINQTDMAATLVGALIAPVTTGTGLGMFARPSEYEATAHLTRYVGRLMGVHDDFLPHSFRDSLRILFQTSRALSTPDETSKSLARPMADDPLRWRYGQLSGIRRRIARSQHLSIATAFLGTAAMKELGVPSALPWYPALRIPLHLLESALGQLPGGRERAARRGDASQAKFMRMLNEDATIGHSAQHVTH
- a CDS encoding branched-chain amino acid aminotransferase, which gives rise to MTTGTAFALTRNDHPRSAAERSEILANPGFGRYFTDHMVSLRWSEEKGWHDAEVLPYGPIPMEPSASVLHYAQEIFEGLKAYRQPDGSVATFRPEANAARFQRSAERLAIPPLPEDLFVDSLKQLVAVDGEWVPAAGGEEALYFRPFIFADEETLGVKPSNSYRFLVIASPAGAYFAGGVKPVSVWLSREYVRAAPGGTGFAKCGGNYAASLVAQAQAAQQGCDQVVWLDALEHEAIEEMGGMNLFFVFGSGSQARIVTPELTGTLLPGITRDSLLQVARDAGFETEVRRITVTELNEGVASGAITEVFACGTAAVITPVGRVKGASEDFTIGDGEPGEITMALRETLTGIQRGTVEDKHGWMHTLG
- a CDS encoding adenosylcobinamide-GDP ribazoletransferase, whose product is MTVLPVPGSWQPSPVTRADGARIIGLVPVSGALVGALAVAVAWSAHVGGLPTVLVGALAVGAAALLTRGMHLDGFADCVDGLGSYGPPERAREIMRQGTVGPFGAAALALLLIAEAAAVGALADRGAWLAIGVAVGAARVAAVLGCRRAWGPSNPDGFGALTAGTQGMTSQALWVTVALAVAIPVVSGAPWQGPAAIAAALLLSTLAMRHCVRRFGGMSGDVLGFGIELAGVIALIGFCLG
- a CDS encoding GGDEF domain-containing protein; protein product: MKYGDSPRGLDGSGRNTPTGAGAAGYSQFYELVHRNPAVARALQLLMAAGLLIMCAANVVISIVEFDCMSRSQFMLSVVVSVLLLTSSAWWLLAPFPKRLQALAFVAFADAMVPLTVLSMCDSVNRIGPVSLSLPTALFIAFTLGEFAMLCHLLATGTTFAWVVVCWPATGAPSRWESAPLLGAILFVTVAVPAVMQVMVRLGRPEASALTNESRRDPLTNLHNRRAWESLAPRLLRRATTGDRVVVALIDIDRFKTFNDLLGHSFGDSVLRATAMKLTAVSPSALVCRYGGDEFVTACRVREDEVEEFVARCAEPAVHQGRRVLVSVGAAHAPVAADIDRLIVALFESADRALLGVKAKGGNGSAVVDYIETGR
- the cobT gene encoding nicotinate-nucleotide--dimethylbenzimidazole phosphoribosyltransferase — its product is MAFTLVLGGVRSGKSARAEQLIAGSGSLVRYVATAPRPDGDPELTARVAAHRDRRPSSWSTVETQDLRAVLAEGSAPTLIDDLGGWLAARLDAVGWETPDAVSGDLDGLVASVAAYRGELVIVSPEVGLSVVPATHAGRCFQDLLGALNARLAAIADRAELVVAGIPVPLSGAASALPSPDGAPTPSLVKDVPAVPAPPPIVLPPFEPGADPLSFPQLSPPDPFVAREARDRQLELTKPAGSLGRLEQLGEWVAACQGACPPKQFERARVVVFAGDHGVAAGGVSAYPPEVTAQMVANFAAEGAAINVLAAQAGASVRIEDIAVAGDTREELSRNKIRRSSGDIAITDAMTDEETIAAIAAGRRIADEEVDSGADLLIAGDMGIGNTTPAAVLVGALTETEPVLVVGRGTGIDDNAWMRKAAAIRDGMYRARPHTGNPKALLRTVSGADIAAMAGFLAQAAVRRTPVILDGVVVTAAALVANDLAPGAVSWWVAGHKSPEPAHALALHRLDLEPLLDLNLRLGEGSGAALALPLVRSAVAVLGEMATFDAAGVSGKAAD